Proteins found in one Diorhabda carinulata isolate Delta chromosome 11, icDioCari1.1, whole genome shotgun sequence genomic segment:
- the LOC130899369 gene encoding zinc finger protein 888-like has translation MEAKKENNDNSCSGKIEIIENKFPISLEECINRESKKWTPVEIINKTKYEESNPIFGTSPVNGVENNFFHIHSTNYPKKDVDPKVCENSLLTEADNSISPCSNNLAQIVEMETTKNGIKNKKHYPCPICGKNFARSNSRKKHLGLHFLNRSVVCSFCGRIFIQQKHYLIHNFVHAVKKKTTKWPTVEYVNKSMPDDSISIKTETIKPAFEFDCDICGERFDTEDRLQNHLKTHPILFNCDICSKSFSRKSSLTQHKLIHFGPQFYCEICSKPFKSKSNRNRHLLTHSQTRNLFFKCTACVQKFNKSTSFVNHWITHQEKAKLQCKLCNKTFNKTRDIFEHCKNHFYIKNRLQCEICPTWFIQKKQHQNHLKMHAQGVPPGICCTYCLENYTNDDELSKHTEIHEKPFQCGICLLLFKEYSQLCQHIEKHTDKHTNINCPFCTATFHTDYLADHIENKHSDMKEGGTKKSFTCSYCSMFFTTESDLKNHLAEGSRKTCCKICSIDICSLENLIKHIRETHIGAKNPFACVICTREYADKDGLVNHLLSEQGNDLLDYFKQCEICHWNFFDEGDFTTHWKQYHQSVISDFNNYKDITDSNIIVKEEDFKDEFDIIYQALEIKEDKVEYSGYFDLC, from the exons ATGGAAgcgaaaaaagaaaataatgacaatTCTTGTTCAGGGAAgattgaaataatagaaaataaatttcccATTTCATTAGAAGAATGTATTAATCGGGAATCTAAAAAGTGGACACCGgtcgaaataataaataaaacaaaatatgaagaatCTAATCCAATTTTCGGAACATCTCCTGTTAATGGcgttgagaataatttttttcatatacattCTACCAATTATCCGAAAAAAGATGTAGACCCAAAAGTATGTGAAAATTCGCTTTTAACAGAAGCTGACAATTCGATTTCTCCTTGTAGTAACAACTTAGCACAAATTGTGGAAATGGAAACTAcgaaaaatggaattaaaaacaaaaaacattatccTTGTCCCATATGTGGAAAAA atttcgCAAGGTcgaattcaagaaaaaaacacCTCGGTCTACATTTCCTCAATAGATCAGTAGTATGTTCGTTTTGTGGTCGAATATTTATCcaacaaaaacattatttgatACACAATTTTGTCCACGCCGTGAAAAAGAAGACAACAAAATGGCCGACGGTCGAATACGTGAACAAATCGATGCCAGACGATAGTATATCGATTAAAACCGAGACAATAAAACCAGCGTTCGAATTCGATTGTGATATATGCGGAGAACGTTTCGATACCGAAGATCGTCTTCAAAACCATTTAAAAACCCATCCGATCTTATTTAACTGTGATATATGCTCTAAATCTTTCAGCAGAAAATCCTCCCTCACTCAACACAAACTTATCCACTTCGGCCCACAGTTTTACTGCGAAATTTGTTCCAAACCTTTCAAAAGTAAATCGAATCGTAACCGACATCTATTGACACACTCGCAaactcgtaatttatttttcaaatgcaCCGCGTGcgtacaaaaattcaataaatccaCAAGTTTCGTAAACCATTGGATAACGCACCAAGAAAAAGCGAAGCTGCAATGTAAATTGTGTAATAAGACGTTCAACAAAACCAGAGACATTTTCGAACATtgcaaaaatcatttttatattaaaaatcgaTTGCAATGCGAAATTTGCCCTACGTGGTTTATACAGAAGAAACAACATCAGAATCATTTGAAAATGCACGCGCAAGGCGTACCGCCCGGTATATGCTGCACTTACTGTTTGGAAAATTATACAAATGACGACGAGCTCTCCAAACATACCGAAATACACGAAAAACCGTTCCAGTGCGGTATTTGTTTACTATTATTCAAAGAATACAGTCAACTATGTCAACATATTGAAAAACACACCGACAAACACACAAATATAAATTGCCCTTTTTGTACCGCCACTTTCCATACCGATTACCTCGCCGATCACATAGAAAACAAACATTCGGATATGAAGGAAGGCGGTACGAAAAAATCCTTCACCTGCAGCTATTGTTCGATGTTTTTTACCACGGAATCCGATCTGAAGAACCATCTGGCGGAGGGTAGTCGAAAGACGTGTTGTAAAATTTGTTCGATCGACATTTGCagtttggaaaatttgataaaacataTACGGGAGACGCACATCGGCGCGAAAAATCCGTTCGCTTGCGTGATATGTACTAGAGAATACGCCGATAAAGACGGTTTAGTTAATCACCTTCTTTCCGAACAAGGTAACGATCTATTGGATTATTTCAAACAATGCGAAATATGTCATTGGAATTTTTTCGACGAAGGCGATTTTACGACGCATTGGAAACAATATCATCAATCGGTTATTTCAGATTTCAACAATTATAAAGATATTACAGATTCGAATATAATTGTCAAAGAAGAAGATTTCAAAGACGAGTTCGATATTATTTACCAAGCGTTAGAAATTAAAGAAGATAAAGTAGAATATAGTGGATACTTCGATCTCTGTTGA